CCACCGGCGAAGTCCAGGAATTTGAGGGTGCCGAGCCAGCCGCCCCCCCATACCCAGTGCGCCACCGGGATGTAAACGAACAGCAGCCACAGCGCCGAGAACGACAGCATCGCGGCAAAGCGCATGCGCTCGGCAAAGGCGCCGACCACCAGAGCCGGCGTGATGATCGCGAAGGTCAGCTGGAACATCACGAACACGGACTCGGGCACGTTCGGGTAAGACGCGAACACCGCCGAGGCATCGACCCCCGCCAGAAAGACCTTGCCGAGCCCGCCGATTGCTGCCTGGGCAGAACCGCCCTGCGCAAAGGTGAGACTGTAACCGCCGATGGTCCAGAGGATCGTGACGACCGAGGCAATGGCGAAGCACTGCATGAGCACGGACAACACGTTGCGGCTGCGCACCAGCCCCGCGTAGAACAACGCCAGTCCGGGCAAGGTCATGAACAGCACGAGCGCAGTCGCAGTGAGCAGCCAGGCGGTGTCGCCGCTATCGACAGCCGCTTGCGCCAGCGCAGGCAGCAGCATCAATGATGCTGCGATGGCACCAGTCCACCTGCCAGGGCTTCGCATACGGTCCTCCCCCATCCCGGGCGCCCCCGCCGCCCGATCACGCCTGCCTGCTACAGGGCGCCGTCGCCGGTTTCGCCGGTGCGGATCCGCAGGGCCTGCTCGAGGTCGGTCACGAAGATCTTGCCGTCACCGACCTTGCCGGTCCGCGCCGCCGCAGTGATCGCTTCGACGGCGCGCTCCACCAGGTCCTCGGCTACCGCGACCTCGATCTTCGCCTTCGGCAGGAAATCCACCACGTACTCGGCGCCGCGATACAGCTCGGTGTGCCCCCGCTGGCGGCCGAAACCCTTCACCTCGGTCACTGTCATGCCGTTGACGCCGACCTCGCTGAGGGCGTTGCGGACGTCGTCCAGCCGGAAGGGCTTGATGATCGCCGTGATCATTTTCATTCTGTTTTTTCTCCCGCGGTCTGCAGCCGACGAATCCCCCGGTCAGGATTCTAAAACGAAGCCCGTCGACTTCGCAGCAGTTTCGCGCCGGGCGCCTAGTGCTGGTATACCCAGCGCAACATGGCGGCCTGCGCCTCATCGCCCCAGCCGTTCGCATTCTGGATCATCGTAACCGCGAATTTGCGCCCGGACCGGGTCCGCACGTAACCCGCCAGCGCCCGCACACCGTTCAGGGTGCCCGTCTTCAGGTGCATGCCCTCGGTGAAATCCTCGTTACGGAAACGACGGCGCAGCGTGCCGTCGAGGCCGGGCAGCGCCAGTGACGACTCGAACTCGACGCTGAACGGGCTCGATTCGGCGGCCAGCAGCACGCGGGTGAGGCTGCGGGCCGAAATGCGCGTCTCCCGCGCGAGGCCCGCGCCATTGCCGATATCGAGCTCCGGGAACGACAACCCCAGGCGTGCCAGCTCGGCCGCGGCCGCCCGCTGGCCCTTCTCGACCGTGGCCGGCGCACCGAAACGTTCGGCACCGAGGGTAAGCAACAGGTGCCGCGCCATGACGTTGTTGCTGAACTTGTTGATGCCGGTAATGACGTCGGCCAGCGGTACCGACTCCAGCCGTGCCAGGGTCTTCAGGGCCGGGTCTGCCGGCGCCACCCGCATGTGCCCACGGATGGTGCCGCCGCTCTCCTCCCAGAGCGCGCGAAACAGCCCGTACGCGTAAGACGGCCCGGTCAGCAGGGAGCGCGCCACGCGGTACTCGCCGCACTGGCGGCTGAATCGTCCCGTGAAGGTCGCCTCCTCGCGCCCGCCATTCTCGGCCACCGTGAAATTGATGCGGTTGCTGCGGCCGGTACAGCGCCCGTCCACCAGCTGCACCTGGTTGCGGATGCGGAGATTCGCCGGCAGCGGATCGGCCAGGATCTCCACGCGATTCGCGGCGGGATCCGGCCGGAACATGAAGTTCACCGACTGGAAATTCACCAGCAGCGCGTCGGGAACCAGGTTGTAGGGGCTGTAGGGCCGGCCGTCGAAATCGCCCGGGCGGGCACCCCCGACATCGAAGAACGTGTTGTCGATCACGAGATCACCGCGGATCTCGCGCACGCCGCGCAGGCGCAGCTCGCGCACCAGCAGCCAGAACCGCTCGAGCACCAGGTAGGGGTCGCCATAGCCCTTGAGGTAGAGGTCGCCATCGAGCACGCCGCCGCGGGGCGCCGCCCGCGACAGCGCGGTGGTTTTCCAGACGTAGGTCGGGCCGAGCGCCTCGAGGCCGAGGAAGGTCGTCAGCAACTTGATGGTGGACGCCGGATTGCGCGGCGTATCCGCCTGGTATGCCAGCAGTGGCTTGTCGGCGCCGATCTCCTGCACCTGTACGCTGAACGACGCGGGCGGAATCTTCGCCTTCACAAGCGCCCTGACCACCGTCTCCGGCAGGCCCTGCACCGTATCCGCCGCCTCGGCGCCGAGGCAGAGGAACACGGCCATCACGGCCGCCCAATGCGGTCTGAAACGCATTACTGAATGTTATCCGGGGGCTGGTGAGAATGAACGACGCCGATTGTGCCGAAACTGCGGCGCAAGGGTCCAGCGCGATCGCGCCCGGGCGTCGTCCGTCGGCTAGCGCCGCGGGTCGGCCCGGGCCGCAGAAACGTCGCTGCCCGCGCGTGTCATGATCCGCTCCAGCATTCCCCGGCGTGGCGGACCGATCACCTCCCAGCCGGCCTCGCGGGCGACCGCGAGCAGCTCGCTGTCGGGGCGTACCGCGACCGCGGTGCCGGCCGCACGCAGCAGCGGCAGGTCGTAGATCGAATCGCCATAGGCGGCGGCCTGCGCCGCAGCCACGCCGTAGCGGCGCGACAGCGCCTCGAGGATGGCCGCCTTCTCGTCGCGGAACGGGTGACTCGAGGGCGGGCGCGCCCGAAAGCGCCCGCCTTCCACGATGCAGCCGCTGCCGATCACCGCGTCGACCCCGAGGGCCGCGCCGATGCCTTCGGCCACGAACTGCGGCGTGCCGGAAACCAGCACGACGTGGTCACCGGCCTGCTGATGGCGGCGCAGGCGTTCGATGCAGGGCGTGTACCACGCCTGCGCGAGAGAGCGCTCCACCCAGCCGGGAACCATCGCCCGAACGTCCTCTTCCCGCAGCCAGGCGAGATAGGCCTTG
This genomic interval from Gammaproteobacteria bacterium contains the following:
- a CDS encoding P-II family nitrogen regulator; amino-acid sequence: MKMITAIIKPFRLDDVRNALSEVGVNGMTVTEVKGFGRQRGHTELYRGAEYVVDFLPKAKIEVAVAEDLVERAVEAITAAARTGKVGDGKIFVTDLEQALRIRTGETGDGAL
- the dacB gene encoding D-alanyl-D-alanine carboxypeptidase/D-alanyl-D-alanine-endopeptidase — its product is MRFRPHWAAVMAVFLCLGAEAADTVQGLPETVVRALVKAKIPPASFSVQVQEIGADKPLLAYQADTPRNPASTIKLLTTFLGLEALGPTYVWKTTALSRAAPRGGVLDGDLYLKGYGDPYLVLERFWLLVRELRLRGVREIRGDLVIDNTFFDVGGARPGDFDGRPYSPYNLVPDALLVNFQSVNFMFRPDPAANRVEILADPLPANLRIRNQVQLVDGRCTGRSNRINFTVAENGGREEATFTGRFSRQCGEYRVARSLLTGPSYAYGLFRALWEESGGTIRGHMRVAPADPALKTLARLESVPLADVITGINKFSNNVMARHLLLTLGAERFGAPATVEKGQRAAAAELARLGLSFPELDIGNGAGLARETRISARSLTRVLLAAESSPFSVEFESSLALPGLDGTLRRRFRNEDFTEGMHLKTGTLNGVRALAGYVRTRSGRKFAVTMIQNANGWGDEAQAAMLRWVYQH
- a CDS encoding HAD-IB family phosphatase, with amino-acid sequence MALALFDIDGTLVAGPSTEKRFFLELLRRGRIGPRQVLGFIWFLLRYAPRYGRHVFKKNKAYLAWLREEDVRAMVPGWVERSLAQAWYTPCIERLRRHQQAGDHVVLVSGTPQFVAEGIGAALGVDAVIGSGCIVEGGRFRARPPSSHPFRDEKAAILEALSRRYGVAAAQAAAYGDSIYDLPLLRAAGTAVAVRPDSELLAVAREAGWEVIGPPRRGMLERIMTRAGSDVSAARADPRR